TACCGCATCCTTTACTGGACCAAGATGGACGGCAAGGCCTTCGAAGGCGACGTTTTCAAGAACACCGCAAAGGTCAACGGCAAGGACGCTGAGGCGACTTTCACCTACACCGCAATCGGTGGCGGTACTGGTTCCGGTAAGGAATACACCCGCTTCTCCATCGCCAAGGCAGTTGAAGGTAACGGTGCAGACCAGGTTCCAGCAGGCACCAAGTACACCGTGAAGTACACCGCTGCAGGTGAAGAGGACACCCTCGAACTCGAAGCCGGTGAAGAGAACCGCGTGAACTCCAAGCGCTACAAGATCGGCACCGAGTTCAAGATCACCGAAGTCAACCTTCCAGAGGTTGACGGTATCGAGTGGGGCGACTACGAGATCACCGGTGACGGCGTAACCAAGAACGAAGACGGTTCGTTCAGCGTTACCCCAGCAACCAATGAGCCAGCCAAGCTGACCTTGGTCAACAAGGCTGAGAAGAAGGTCCAGAACGGCAACCTGTCCGTTACCAAGGCGGTAACCGGCGACGGTGCTGACCTCGTTCCTGCAGACACCGAGTACAACGTCAAGTACTCCTACGAACTCGATGGCGAAGAGAAAACCGGCACCCTCACCGTCAAGAACGGCGAGACCGTGTCCCTGCCTGAGGACGTTCCTGCAGGCACCAAGGTCCGCCTGACCGAAGAGAAGCCAGCTGACTTCGAAACCGAAGACGGCAAGAAGGTCATCTACGGTGAGCCGAAGTTCTTCATCGGCGATGAACTGTGCGACGACATCCTCGTAACGGTTGAGGGCGATAAGACCAAGGAGATCAAGCTCGAAAACCCAACCACGGTTGAAGAGCCAGAGCCAGAGCCAGAGCCATCTGAGGAGCCAGAGCCATCTGATGAGCCAACCCCAGAACCTTCTGAGGAGCCAGAGCCATCTGATGAGCCAACCCCAGAGCCATCTGAGGAGCCAGAGCCATCTGATGAGCCAACCCCAGAACCTTCTGAGGAGCCAGAGCCATCTGATGAGCCAACCCCAGAGCCATCTGATGAGCCAACCCCAGAACCTTCTGAGGAGCCAACCCCAGAACCTTCTGAGGAGCCAACCCCAGAGCCATCTGAGTCTGAGACTCCAGCTCCAGAGCCAACCGAAACCGATACTCCGGAAGAGCCAGGCAAGAAGCCAGGTCTCGCATCAACCGGTGTCGAGAATGTCGCTGTAGGCCTCGGCGTAGCACTTCTGCTCGCTGCTGGTGGCGCAACGCTTCTCGTAGTACGTAAGCGGAAGAACGGCTAATGATGCTGTAACTGCTTGAGCATAATGTTCAAGCACAGCGAAGTGCCCTCGCAGGTCAAACCGACCGGCGGGGGCACTTCCTCTTAACGTGTCCCACTTCACTGGGGTGAAAGGATAGGCTCGGAGTAGGAAGTACAGAATGTGCTCAACCTGATCCAGGGAAGGTGATGACATGGAGATTGGTCGCTTTATCGAAGGGCAACCATGCTGGCTCGAACTCCGGACCTCTGTTCGGCGTGAAGCCCTCGACTTCTACACGGGCCTACTCGAATGGCAATACGAAGACCGTGAGGGACTCATCACCGCGTTGATCCGCGGCCGCGCCGTCGCCTCAATCGTCGACAAAGTGGATGACTCCCGCCCGGACGAATGGATCACCTACATCGCTGTAGCCTCCGTCGATGACGCCATCGAACGCGTCAAAGAAGCCGGCGGTGTGGTCCTCGAAGAAGCCCAGAACCGTCCAGGACTCGGTCGGGTTGCCCTGGTGGCTGACAGCCCAGGGGAGCTTGCGGCAGTCATGGGACTCATGGAGATCGGCGAACACCAAGGCTACGAGGTCTACTACAAGGCAGGCGCCCCGTACTGGCACGAACTTTACTCACGGAACTTCCCAGGCACCGTCAAATTCTTCCAAGAAGTCTATAGCTGGAAAGTCCAAAACGTATCTGACGTCGTCGGCCACGAATACGTGACCCTGCAGGGTGAAGAATCAGGCCCAGTGGCCGGCATCATGAACGCCTCGAAGGTCCTCAAAGACAACATCCCGGCAACCTGGCGCATCTACTGGGGTGTCGCCAACGCTGCAGCGCAAGTCGATGTAGTCGCCCACCTTGGTGGACGCGCCGCAAGCTTCCCAACCGAAACAAACATCGGCGCAGTCGCATCCGTGATCGACCCAGGCGGTGCACGCTTCCTGATCGGTTCCGGATATCCCGTGCTCTAGACAGGCTGGAGACAAACGGTTGTTGGTGCGCATCCTCGTTGAGGAGGCGCACCAACTGTTTTAACAAGACAGTCAGCAGGGCCTGCGCAGTGACGCCGTGTTTGCTGTAGCTGGTGGGTGTCTGCGCAGATTTAGCGGCCTGTGAGGCCCACGCTTTCCATCTGCAACAGATGCGCCTTAGCCTGCTCGCCACCCAGGTATGCGCCGAGACGACCATCTGACCGGACGATGCGATGACAAGGCAACAGTATCGGCAACGGATTGCTGGCACACGCGGTACCCGCGGCGCGCACCGCAGAGGCGTTACCGGCCATCTTAGCTAGTTGCGCATACGTGAGCCTAGACCCGTAAGGAATCTGGGAGAGCGCCCGCTGGGCTCTAACCCGGAACCCATCGCCGTGCGGTCCATCCAGCGGGACATCGAACCTCTCCCGTTTGAGCATGAAATACTCATCGAGCTGCTCCACAGCCTCATCCGCCCACGCTTGAGCCTGTTCACGGTGCGCAGGTTCGACTTCTACAAGTAGGTGTTCCATCCCATCTTCTGCACACGAGTGAACGCGGTGCTTGAACTCGACGCGAGCGATCCCCGAAGGCGTCGCTGAGACCACGAGCGTCCCGATGGCAGAGGACAGTTCAGCTACCGCAGCCACACCAAGCAACGGTTGAGACATGTTTATACTCCCAGCTTTGTGATGCAGATGACGCCGTGCGTCGTCACATCAAGGACCAAATAAGTGTGTGGTTTTAGAATAGTTCGTCAGGTGAACCGCCATATGGCTTCACACAACATACGGAGGGCACTCAAAATGGCTACAGAAACGCAACGAACTATCCGCGCCGGCATCGTCGGCTACGGCAATCTCGGCCGCAGTGTTGAAAAGCTTGTCCAGCAGCAGCCCGACATGGAATTGGTCGGCATTTTCTCCCGCCGTGATTCCCTCGAAACCGAAACTTCAGTGTTCCCGGTAGCGCAAGCCTCCGAATACGCGGACCAGATCGATGTCTTGTTCTTGTGCCTCGGCTCGGCAACTGACATCCCGGAGCAAGCGCCCGGATTCGCCGAGAACTTCACCACGGTTGATACCTACGACAACCACACGTTGATCCCACAGCACCGCAAAGCCATGGATGAAGCCGCCAAGAAGGGCGGCAACGTCGCATTGATCAGCACGGGATGGGATCCGGGAATGTTCTCCCTCAACCGTACGATGGGGGAGGCATTCTTCCCGAAAGCCCAGCAGAACAGCTTCTGGGGAACCGGTTTATCGCAGGGGCACTCGGATGCGGTCCGCCGTGTAGAGGGCGTGAAGTATGGCGTCCAGTACACCGTTCCAGCAACGGACGCGATCGAAGCCGCCCGTGCAGGCAAAGGCGAGAACATCA
The Pseudoglutamicibacter albus DNA segment above includes these coding regions:
- a CDS encoding diaminopimelate dehydrogenase, which translates into the protein MATETQRTIRAGIVGYGNLGRSVEKLVQQQPDMELVGIFSRRDSLETETSVFPVAQASEYADQIDVLFLCLGSATDIPEQAPGFAENFTTVDTYDNHTLIPQHRKAMDEAAKKGGNVALISTGWDPGMFSLNRTMGEAFFPKAQQNSFWGTGLSQGHSDAVRRVEGVKYGVQYTVPATDAIEAARAGKGENINKYEAHERRCYIVAEESEHERIRETIVTMPDYFEPYKTEVNFISEEEFLRDHQGMPHGGRVITTGDLEGSRATIEYSLDLEANPDFTAAVQVAYGRAAARLAAEGRTGAVTVLEVPPYLLSPTSLDELVERDI
- a CDS encoding VOC family protein encodes the protein MEIGRFIEGQPCWLELRTSVRREALDFYTGLLEWQYEDREGLITALIRGRAVASIVDKVDDSRPDEWITYIAVASVDDAIERVKEAGGVVLEEAQNRPGLGRVALVADSPGELAAVMGLMEIGEHQGYEVYYKAGAPYWHELYSRNFPGTVKFFQEVYSWKVQNVSDVVGHEYVTLQGEESGPVAGIMNASKVLKDNIPATWRIYWGVANAAAQVDVVAHLGGRAASFPTETNIGAVASVIDPGGARFLIGSGYPVL
- a CDS encoding methylated-DNA--[protein]-cysteine S-methyltransferase; the protein is MSQPLLGVAAVAELSSAIGTLVVSATPSGIARVEFKHRVHSCAEDGMEHLLVEVEPAHREQAQAWADEAVEQLDEYFMLKRERFDVPLDGPHGDGFRVRAQRALSQIPYGSRLTYAQLAKMAGNASAVRAAGTACASNPLPILLPCHRIVRSDGRLGAYLGGEQAKAHLLQMESVGLTGR
- a CDS encoding DUF5979 domain-containing protein: MKTKKSRLGGLLLAMLLGAASLVGITPAQAAPDFTYPGAMSDVNVTFKDKDGGQARVDDEVKVTAKWNVPNGAQAGETFGMTLPKEFSNYGNGEFSVPDKETGETVANCKVTNEPAPTVTCTLTDFVNGKEDVGGELWFLATLDEQSDNNTADFIIDGKTVPVPIPGDGGIGPVGPGHAADDPYKYSARTKHGADVIAWGIQFPNTVAEDGTVTVTDAIVDNTEFERHKANNFDIEVEYRNVAEDGTFVEGEDWAPVDPADFETNIAEGSTNFTVTVKNVPTNKRVQYRILYWTKMDGKAFEGDVFKNTAKVNGKDAEATFTYTAIGGGTGSGKEYTRFSIAKAVEGNGADQVPAGTKYTVKYTAAGEEDTLELEAGEENRVNSKRYKIGTEFKITEVNLPEVDGIEWGDYEITGDGVTKNEDGSFSVTPATNEPAKLTLVNKAEKKVQNGNLSVTKAVTGDGADLVPADTEYNVKYSYELDGEEKTGTLTVKNGETVSLPEDVPAGTKVRLTEEKPADFETEDGKKVIYGEPKFFIGDELCDDILVTVEGDKTKEIKLENPTTVEEPEPEPEPSEEPEPSDEPTPEPSEEPEPSDEPTPEPSEEPEPSDEPTPEPSEEPEPSDEPTPEPSDEPTPEPSEEPTPEPSEEPTPEPSESETPAPEPTETDTPEEPGKKPGLASTGVENVAVGLGVALLLAAGGATLLVVRKRKNG